A region from the Paenibacillus humicola genome encodes:
- a CDS encoding urease accessory protein UreF, with product MDKWRLVLLQLCDSGFPSGAFSHSFGFETYVQEGRITDSRTFRAWLEAYLLRQWVYNEGFALRLAYEALEGGMPAEASALIAQGTAQTGRRIRAAGLPLDRRSDGAHQKAPEDAAPAPADAGVFAAVWALDRRMAAQTIPHESRTAGIRMGRRMLELVRSLWPDVAGLVEYGAQIAAGRCRGQTAIVFAIVCRGSGVPLREALLHLAYAGSAALVQNAVRAIPLGQTDGQRLLAGLHGVWEAAAEAVQWLHEDDFGISPPGLELAAIRHERLDGRMFMS from the coding sequence ATGGATAAATGGCGGCTTGTGCTGCTCCAGCTGTGCGACAGCGGCTTCCCGTCCGGCGCTTTCTCCCACTCGTTCGGCTTCGAAACGTACGTGCAGGAGGGGCGCATTACGGACAGCCGCACGTTCCGCGCCTGGCTCGAAGCGTATTTGCTCCGGCAGTGGGTCTATAACGAAGGCTTCGCGCTGCGTCTGGCGTATGAAGCGCTGGAGGGCGGCATGCCGGCTGAGGCGTCCGCATTAATAGCTCAGGGCACGGCGCAGACAGGACGGCGTATCCGGGCGGCCGGCTTGCCGCTTGACCGCCGTTCCGATGGAGCGCACCAAAAGGCGCCGGAAGACGCTGCACCCGCTCCGGCTGACGCTGGGGTGTTCGCGGCGGTCTGGGCGCTTGACCGCCGGATGGCGGCGCAGACGATTCCGCACGAATCGCGAACGGCCGGCATCCGCATGGGCCGGCGCATGCTGGAGCTTGTGCGCAGCCTGTGGCCGGACGTCGCCGGGCTCGTCGAATACGGCGCGCAAATCGCGGCGGGACGCTGCCGAGGGCAGACGGCGATCGTCTTCGCGATCGTCTGCCGCGGCAGCGGCGTTCCGCTGCGCGAAGCGCTGCTGCATCTCGCGTACGCGGGCTCGGCGGCGCTCGTGCAAAATGCCGTACGTGCCATCCCGCTCGGCCAGACCGACGGCCAGCGGCTGCTTGCCGGGCTGCACGGCGTATGGGAAGCGGCCGCGGAAGCCGTCCAGTGGCTGCACGAGGACGATTTCGGCATCAGCCCGCCGGGGCTGGAGCTCGCCGCCATCCGGCACGAGCGGCTCGACGGACGCATGTTTATGTCATAA